In Comamonas sp. lk, the following proteins share a genomic window:
- the selB gene encoding selenocysteine-specific translation elongation factor: MIIGTAGHIDHGKTTLVRALTGVETDRLKEEKARGISIELGYAYAPLANGDVLGIIDVPGHEKFVHTMAAGAVGIDHALLVIAADDGIMPQTIEHLEILQLLGVTQGTVALTKVDRVARERIDEVRTEIAAILGVTALAHAPVFETAAALPNDPGVWALRQHLDLQAQAMPARAQHGLFRLAIDRAFTLAGQGTVVTGTVFSGKVAVGDQLLHSATGQTVRVRSIHAQNQASESGAAGQRCALNLAGIAKEDITRGDWILDGQLQQATERIDIHLHLLAEAPAMAQWTPVHVHLGTKRTTGHVALLQDAAIEPGTEARVQLVLDTPVFTVPGDRLILRNAQASRTIAGGMVLDPCAPARKRRSPERMAYLDALEQLILSGDFAALIAQAPHGIPRSQLQRLSGHALDKQQPVAGTISLPMTNGDAMVLTEGRWQILQAQLLQALARFHAKSPDEPGVNASRLRRMALPGLQQASHDALYQGLLSALLQDKQLASSGAWLHLPEHSVRLSSAEQALAQKLLPAIEAGRYDPPWVRDLARDHSTGEEVVRQLLKKLSRQGLLFQVVKDLFYASGRMDELTATLAELAAAAPHGEIQARAFRDATDLGRKRAIQILEFFDRIGYTRRVRDAHMLRPDVQWKFS; the protein is encoded by the coding sequence ATGATCATCGGCACCGCCGGCCACATCGACCACGGCAAAACCACGCTGGTGCGCGCCCTGACCGGCGTGGAGACCGACCGACTCAAGGAAGAAAAAGCGCGCGGCATCTCCATCGAGCTGGGCTACGCCTATGCGCCTCTGGCCAATGGCGATGTGCTGGGCATCATCGACGTGCCCGGTCACGAAAAATTCGTGCACACCATGGCCGCCGGCGCCGTGGGCATTGACCATGCGCTGCTGGTCATCGCCGCCGATGACGGCATCATGCCCCAGACCATTGAGCACCTTGAAATCCTGCAGCTGCTGGGTGTCACTCAGGGCACGGTGGCGCTGACCAAGGTGGACCGCGTGGCCCGCGAGCGCATTGACGAGGTACGCACGGAGATAGCCGCCATACTCGGCGTCACCGCGCTGGCCCACGCTCCGGTGTTTGAAACCGCGGCCGCCCTGCCCAATGATCCCGGCGTCTGGGCGCTGCGCCAGCATCTGGATCTGCAGGCCCAAGCCATGCCGGCACGCGCGCAGCACGGTCTGTTTCGCCTGGCGATCGATAGAGCCTTCACGCTGGCCGGTCAAGGCACGGTGGTCACCGGCACCGTCTTCAGCGGCAAAGTCGCCGTAGGCGATCAGCTGCTGCATTCGGCCACGGGCCAGACGGTGCGGGTGCGCAGCATCCATGCACAAAACCAGGCCAGCGAATCCGGCGCGGCCGGCCAGCGCTGCGCCCTGAATCTGGCGGGCATCGCCAAGGAAGACATCACGCGCGGCGACTGGATCCTGGACGGGCAGCTGCAGCAGGCCACCGAGCGCATCGACATTCATTTGCATCTGCTGGCCGAAGCCCCGGCCATGGCGCAGTGGACGCCGGTCCATGTGCATCTGGGTACCAAGCGCACCACGGGCCACGTGGCCTTGCTGCAGGATGCGGCCATCGAGCCCGGCACCGAAGCCCGGGTGCAACTGGTGCTGGATACGCCTGTGTTCACCGTCCCCGGCGACCGCCTGATCTTGCGCAATGCCCAGGCCAGTCGCACCATCGCCGGCGGCATGGTGCTGGACCCCTGCGCCCCGGCCCGCAAGCGCCGCAGCCCTGAGCGCATGGCCTATCTGGATGCGCTGGAGCAGCTGATTCTCTCCGGCGACTTTGCCGCGCTGATTGCCCAGGCCCCGCACGGCATACCACGCTCCCAACTGCAGCGTTTGAGCGGCCATGCACTGGACAAGCAGCAACCGGTGGCGGGCACCATCTCTTTGCCCATGACCAATGGCGATGCCATGGTGCTGACTGAGGGTCGCTGGCAGATCTTGCAAGCCCAGCTGCTGCAGGCGCTTGCGCGCTTTCACGCAAAATCGCCGGACGAACCCGGCGTCAACGCCTCCCGCCTGCGCCGCATGGCCTTGCCCGGCCTGCAGCAGGCCAGCCACGATGCGCTCTACCAGGGCCTGCTCTCGGCCTTGCTGCAAGACAAGCAGCTAGCCAGCAGTGGCGCCTGGCTGCATCTGCCCGAGCACAGTGTGCGGCTCAGCAGTGCCGAGCAAGCCCTGGCCCAGAAACTGCTGCCAGCGATTGAGGCCGGCCGCTACGACCCGCCCTGGGTGCGCGATCTGGCGCGCGATCACAGCACGGGCGAAGAAGTGGTGCGCCAGTTGCTCAAGAAACTCTCGCGCCAGGGCCTGCTGTTTCAGGTGGTCAAAGACCTGTTCTATGCCAGCGGTCGCATGGACGAGCTCACCGCCACTCTGGCCGAACTGGCGGCCGCTGCGCCCCATGGCGAAATCCAGGCCCGCGCCTTTCGCGACGCCACCGACCTGGGACGCAAGCGAGCCATTCAGATTCTGGAATTCTTCGACCGCATAGGCTATACCCGCCGCGTGCGCGACGCCCATATGCTGCGCCCCGATGTGCAGTGGAAATTCAGCTAA
- a CDS encoding TetR/AcrR family transcriptional regulator yields MKVSKAQAAENREGIVDAAARLYREKGLDGVGVAEITRDAGLTHGGLYRHFESKDALAREACLRAFEWTITPLDELAPHAADAASSTRFHAMVHSYLSADHRDHPGEGCPAAALAADAARAGPEMSEVFAQGVERNIQRFMGVLQGDDAAKRTQTIVTLSSMVGALVLARATAAGNPALSEEILATLRQQLAPSAPDQPA; encoded by the coding sequence ATGAAAGTCAGCAAAGCACAGGCCGCAGAAAATCGCGAAGGAATCGTGGACGCCGCTGCGCGCCTTTATCGGGAAAAAGGCCTGGACGGTGTGGGCGTGGCAGAGATCACCCGCGATGCCGGTTTGACGCATGGTGGTCTGTATCGACATTTCGAGTCCAAAGATGCGCTTGCACGCGAGGCCTGCCTGCGCGCATTTGAGTGGACGATCACGCCGCTGGACGAACTGGCGCCGCATGCAGCGGACGCAGCTTCTTCAACCAGATTTCACGCCATGGTGCACAGCTATCTTTCGGCAGACCACCGCGACCACCCTGGCGAAGGCTGCCCAGCTGCCGCATTGGCCGCAGATGCCGCGCGCGCCGGGCCGGAAATGTCCGAAGTTTTTGCACAAGGAGTGGAGCGCAATATCCAGCGTTTCATGGGCGTGCTGCAAGGTGATGATGCAGCCAAGCGAACGCAGACCATCGTGACCCTCAGCAGCATGGTGGGCGCATTGGTGCTCGCTCGAGCCACTGCCGCAGGCAACCCGGCGCTGTCTGAAGAAATCCTGGCCACTTTGCGTCAGCAGTTGGCGCCATCTGCGCCCGACCAGCCGGCCTAG
- the fabF gene encoding beta-ketoacyl-ACP synthase II, whose protein sequence is MGRRVVITGLGLVSPLGCNVELAWQRLLAGQSGVRSLNADVGEGTGVSIAGRVPGLEEDPQAGWHAEAVISPKELRRMDRFIAFALGAADQALAHAQWLHPSAEEQERAATIIGSGVGGFSTITEAVRTTDSKGPQRLSPFTVPAFLANLAAGQVSIKHQLKGPLGAPVTACAASIQAIGDAARLIRNDEADMALCGGSEATIDRVALGSFAAAKAVTTHFNGDPAKASRPFDLARDGFVMAEGAGLLVLESLEHALARGARPLAELVGYGTSADAHHVTSGPEDGSGAARSMRIALRHANLQAGDIQHLNAHATSTLVGDRGELAAIRQVFGSGHGPSITATKSAVGHMLGAAGGAAAIFTVLALRDQIAPPVLNLESPDPLADGLDLIKGKARSHAIEHAMLNGFGFGGVNASLILKRYAD, encoded by the coding sequence ATGGGTCGACGCGTAGTCATCACCGGTTTGGGCTTGGTGTCCCCTCTTGGGTGCAATGTGGAACTGGCCTGGCAGCGCCTGCTAGCCGGCCAGTCCGGGGTGCGCAGCCTCAATGCCGATGTGGGTGAAGGCACAGGTGTGTCGATCGCCGGACGGGTCCCTGGCCTGGAGGAAGACCCGCAAGCAGGATGGCATGCAGAGGCCGTCATATCGCCAAAAGAGCTGCGCCGCATGGATCGCTTCATCGCATTTGCCCTGGGTGCCGCAGACCAGGCACTGGCACATGCACAGTGGCTTCATCCAAGCGCCGAAGAGCAAGAGCGTGCGGCTACCATCATCGGCTCCGGTGTGGGCGGTTTCAGCACCATCACAGAAGCAGTGCGCACCACCGACAGCAAGGGGCCTCAGCGCCTGTCTCCTTTCACGGTTCCGGCCTTTCTGGCCAATTTGGCTGCCGGGCAGGTATCGATCAAGCATCAGCTCAAAGGCCCCTTGGGTGCTCCGGTCACGGCTTGCGCAGCCAGCATTCAAGCCATCGGCGATGCGGCGCGTTTGATTCGCAATGATGAAGCGGATATGGCGCTCTGCGGCGGCAGCGAAGCCACGATTGACCGGGTGGCACTGGGCAGCTTTGCGGCAGCCAAAGCTGTGACGACCCACTTCAACGGCGATCCGGCCAAAGCGTCCCGGCCCTTCGATCTGGCGCGCGACGGTTTTGTCATGGCTGAAGGTGCGGGCCTGCTGGTGCTTGAATCGCTAGAGCATGCCTTGGCGCGTGGGGCCAGGCCGCTGGCAGAGCTGGTGGGTTATGGCACCTCGGCCGATGCCCACCATGTCACCTCTGGGCCCGAAGATGGATCCGGCGCCGCACGCTCCATGCGCATCGCCTTGCGCCATGCGAATCTGCAAGCCGGTGATATCCAGCACCTGAATGCTCACGCAACGTCTACTTTGGTCGGCGATAGAGGTGAGCTGGCAGCCATTCGCCAAGTATTTGGCAGCGGCCATGGCCCCTCCATCACGGCCACCAAATCCGCCGTGGGCCATATGTTGGGGGCAGCCGGTGGTGCAGCTGCCATCTTCACAGTACTGGCCTTGCGCGACCAGATCGCTCCGCCGGTGCTCAACCTGGAAAGCCCGGATCCATTGGCAGATGGGCTTGACCTGATCAAAGGAAAAGCGCGATCTCATGCAATAGAGCACGCCATGCTCAATGGATTCGGTTTTGGTGGCGTGAACGCTTCACTGATTCTGAAGCGATATGCAGACTGA
- a CDS encoding DUF4287 domain-containing protein, with protein MVEISKVKGPASYFPSIEKTYAQPIAYWMDILQAAGPLKHMELVNCLKTQHQMGHGHANALVAAFLAKK; from the coding sequence ATGGTCGAGATCAGCAAGGTAAAAGGGCCTGCCTCCTATTTCCCATCCATCGAGAAGACTTACGCCCAGCCCATAGCGTATTGGATGGACATTCTTCAGGCGGCGGGACCGCTCAAGCACATGGAACTCGTCAACTGCCTGAAAACTCAGCATCAAATGGGACATGGGCATGCAAATGCCTTGGTAGCCGCATTCCTCGCAAAGAAGTAG
- a CDS encoding OmpA family protein, whose protein sequence is MQWNQKMGLGQRIGAWGSSLALALMLAACQTPPQPKGLTVQQQQVLRAQGFEQMDQGWELQMPGKLLFEFDSSEVGSAARVKVTELAQALMKEGIDRLRVEGHTDDRGSDAYNLKLSARRAQVVADVLMEAGMPKQNIEVKGLGSASPLMTGNAAENRRVAIVVPLL, encoded by the coding sequence ATGCAATGGAATCAGAAGATGGGGCTTGGGCAGCGCATTGGTGCCTGGGGTTCAAGCCTGGCGTTGGCCTTGATGCTGGCCGCATGCCAGACGCCGCCACAGCCCAAAGGGCTGACGGTGCAGCAGCAGCAGGTGCTGCGTGCACAGGGCTTCGAGCAGATGGACCAGGGCTGGGAGCTGCAGATGCCGGGCAAGCTGCTGTTTGAATTCGACTCTTCCGAAGTCGGGTCCGCGGCCCGCGTCAAGGTGACGGAGCTTGCACAGGCATTGATGAAAGAAGGCATAGATCGCCTGCGCGTGGAAGGCCATACGGACGACAGAGGCAGCGATGCCTACAACCTCAAGCTATCGGCGCGCCGGGCGCAGGTTGTGGCCGATGTACTGATGGAAGCCGGTATGCCCAAGCAGAACATCGAGGTCAAGGGACTGGGCAGTGCTTCGCCGCTGATGACGGGCAACGCCGCAGAAAATCGCCGCGTGGCGATTGTGGTGCCCTTGCTTTAA
- a CDS encoding diguanylate cyclase — protein MSFPMRGGNASLHAVIRRAHLRMAGMAIALAGALLLLVGVVVLRFYLLNNLQLMARSLAYTVEASLVFNDRDEAGQMLEQLLRGEDVARAQVFDAQGQVFVHWSSGKSATGGVGEVLAAVIGIEPGKAEVSQDGKPIGHVLLYSDGAGFVHFLYAGLAVLALCLGISGYVGMRQSRRMMADIAEPLQQLARVARAVRRDRSMDQRVPPARIAELHELGDDFNALLSELQMRHERLQQQNSVLELQALRDGLTGLANRVYFEQRLQQALRDAQDAGHKLAVLFLDNDRFKHVNDVHGHAAGDALLKAVADRLQSLVRESDMVARLGGDEFSILLYPVGGVADAQFVANKIQEAMRDPVITGSGVLLNPSVSVGIAVFPQHGQDMESLMDYADQAMYEAKLARRAERSLLEE, from the coding sequence ATGAGTTTTCCCATGCGTGGCGGCAATGCCTCATTGCATGCGGTGATACGCCGCGCCCATCTGCGCATGGCGGGCATGGCCATCGCCTTGGCCGGCGCGCTGCTGCTGCTGGTCGGGGTGGTGGTGCTGCGCTTTTATCTGCTCAACAACCTGCAACTGATGGCTCGCTCCCTGGCCTATACGGTAGAGGCTTCCCTGGTCTTCAACGACCGCGATGAGGCCGGCCAGATGCTGGAGCAGCTGCTGCGCGGCGAGGATGTGGCGCGAGCCCAGGTGTTCGACGCGCAAGGGCAGGTCTTTGTGCACTGGTCGTCCGGCAAGTCCGCTACGGGTGGCGTCGGCGAGGTGCTGGCTGCCGTCATCGGGATAGAGCCCGGGAAGGCGGAAGTCAGCCAGGACGGCAAGCCCATCGGGCATGTGTTGCTCTACAGCGACGGGGCCGGTTTTGTGCACTTTCTCTATGCCGGCCTGGCCGTGCTGGCCTTGTGCCTGGGCATCAGCGGCTATGTGGGCATGCGGCAGTCGCGGCGCATGATGGCCGATATTGCTGAGCCGCTGCAGCAGCTGGCCAGGGTGGCACGCGCGGTGCGGCGCGATCGTTCCATGGATCAGCGCGTGCCTCCGGCCCGTATTGCCGAGCTGCACGAACTGGGCGATGACTTCAACGCACTGCTGTCCGAGCTGCAGATGCGCCACGAGCGACTGCAGCAGCAGAACTCGGTGCTGGAACTGCAGGCTTTGCGCGATGGTTTGACGGGCTTGGCGAACCGTGTCTATTTCGAGCAGCGTCTGCAGCAGGCTTTGCGCGATGCGCAAGATGCCGGGCACAAGCTGGCCGTGCTGTTTTTGGACAACGACCGTTTCAAGCATGTCAACGACGTTCACGGCCATGCCGCGGGCGATGCCTTGCTCAAGGCCGTGGCGGACAGGTTGCAGTCGCTGGTGCGTGAATCGGACATGGTCGCCCGCTTGGGCGGCGATGAGTTCTCCATCCTGCTGTACCCGGTGGGCGGCGTGGCGGATGCCCAGTTCGTGGCGAACAAGATCCAGGAAGCGATGCGGGACCCTGTGATCACCGGCAGCGGTGTGCTGCTGAATCCTTCGGTCAGCGTAGGCATAGCCGTCTTTCCGCAACACGGCCAGGACATGGAGTCATTGATGGACTACGCAGACCAGGCCATGTACGAAGCCAAGCTCGCGCGTCGTGCCGAGCGCTCTTTACTCGAGGAATGA
- a CDS encoding YfiR family protein, producing MACLAWSATAARSETAAQEHVQAVTRTVIGILGYTRWPAENAVLHLCVVGTTEYAGGLMQSSGQAVGGQRLEVRRVDLEQLKTSDCDGIYAGEMSEPQWRSLLKQEAGRSLLTVSERSALCRIGAMFCLRRLGEGPGFEVNLDSVARSGLRISPKVLQLARSKAAP from the coding sequence GTGGCCTGTCTGGCCTGGTCGGCCACGGCGGCCCGCTCGGAAACGGCGGCCCAAGAGCATGTACAGGCGGTGACGCGCACGGTGATCGGCATTCTGGGCTATACGCGCTGGCCGGCAGAAAATGCCGTGCTGCACCTGTGTGTGGTCGGGACCACGGAATATGCGGGCGGACTGATGCAAAGCTCCGGCCAGGCGGTTGGCGGCCAGCGCCTCGAAGTCAGGCGTGTGGATCTGGAGCAACTGAAAACCTCTGATTGCGACGGCATTTATGCCGGTGAGATGAGCGAGCCGCAGTGGCGCAGCCTGCTCAAGCAGGAGGCCGGGCGCTCTCTGCTGACGGTCAGCGAGCGCAGCGCTCTGTGCCGCATCGGTGCCATGTTCTGCCTGCGGCGCCTGGGCGAAGGACCGGGTTTCGAGGTCAATCTGGACTCGGTAGCCCGCAGCGGCCTGCGCATCAGCCCCAAGGTGCTGCAGCTGGCCCGGTCGAAAGCGGCGCCATGA